AGGCGCGGATGGTCCGGCGCCAGCACGGTGATCTCGGTCACCGCCTCGAATTCATGCGTCTTGACCATGGTCGCGAGCTTCTTGCCCGCCGCATCCGCCTCACGGATGAAGTCGGCGTGGCGCAGCTGGTCGTTGAGGTCGACCGTCAGCAGGTAGTTCTCATAGTGCTGCGCGACATAGCGCTTGCGCTCCTTGGCCGGCCAGGCCGAGAGCGCCTCGGCCAACCGTTCGCGCGCGGCGGCGGTGCGTTGCGCCCGCGACACTTCCGAGAAGCCGCCGGTCAGCAGCAGCTCGGTCTCGTAATAGAGCGTGCGGAGCAACTGGCCCTTCCAGCCGTTCCACACGCCCGGCCCGACGCCGCGTATGTCGCAGACGGTGAGGATCAAAAGCAGCTTCAGCCGCTCCACCGACTGCACGATCGAAGCGAAATCCTCGATCGTCTTGCGGTCGTTGAGGTCGCGCGTCTGCGCCGTCATCGACATCACAAGGTGGTTTTCGACCAGCCAGGCGACGGTCTCGGTATCGGCCGGCGACAGCCCCATATGCGGGCAGATGCGTCGGGCGATGCGGGCGCCGGCCTCCGAATGGTCTTCCGGCCTGCCCTTGGCGATGTCGTGCAGCAGCACCGCGACATAAAGCGCTTCGCGGCTCTTCTTCAGCCCCGGCATCAGCGAATGCGCCAGCGGGTGAATCTTCTCGCCATCGCCGCGCTCGATCTCGGCCAGCACGCCGATGCAGCGGATCAGGTGCTCGTCCACCGTGTAGTGGTGGTACATCGAGAACTGCATCATCGCGACGATCTTGCCGAAGTCGGGGATCAGCCTGCCGAGCAGCCCGGCCTCGTTCATGCGCCTGAGATTGAGCTCGGCGTTGCGGTCCGAGGTCAATATGTCGAGGAACAGCCGGTTGGCCTCCTCGTCGCGCCGGAGCGACTTGTTGACCAGGCCGAGCGAGCGGGTGAGCAGCTTCAGCGCGTCGGGATGGAACTCCAGCCCATGCTTGTCGGCGAACCAGAACAACCTCAGCAGGTTGACCGGGTCGCGTTCGAACACGCCATCGTCGGCGATGTTGATGCGGTGGTTGTCGACGATGAAGTCGGACGTGCCGGCAAGCTTGCGCTTGCGCCGCTGGAAGGTGAGGAAGATGCGGTTGAAGCCAGGCACGTGCTTGGCCTGCTCTTCCTCGAGCGCCGCGCAGAAGATGCGGGTGAGGTCGCCGACATCCTTGGCGACGAGGAAATAATGCTTCATGAAGCGCTCGACCGCCGACAGGCCGGGATGCGTCGTGTAGCCCAGACGTTCGGCGATCTCGCGCTGGATGTCGAAATGCAGCCGCTCCTCCGCCTTGCCGGTGAGGAAATGCATGTGGCAACGCACCGCCCAGAGGAAATCCTCGGCCTTCTGGAACTCGCGATATTCGGCTTGGGTGAAGACGCCCTTCTCGACCAGCTCCTCGCCGGTGCGCACGCGATAGAAATATTTGCCGATCCAGAACAGTGTCTGCAGGTCGCGCAACCCGCCCTTGCCGTCCTTGACATTGGGCTCGACCAGATAGCGGCTTTCGCCGGCCTTGGCGTGGCGCTCGTCGCGCTCGGCAAGCTTGGCCTGCACATATTCCGGCCCGGTCGTGCGCACCACCTCGTGATCGAAGCGGGTGAGCAGCTCTTCATAGAGCTTCTGTTCGCCCCACAGGAAACGCGCCTCGAGGATCGAGGTGCGGATGGTGATGTCGCTGCGCGACAGCCGCAGGCAGTCCTCGATGTTGCGGGTGGCGTGGCCGACCTTCAGCCCCATGTCCCACAGCATGTAGAGCATATACTCCACGATCTGCTCGCCCCATGGCGTCTGCTTGTAGGGCAGCAGGAACAGGAGGTCGATGTCGGAGCCCGGCGCCAGCGTGCCGCGGCCGTAGCCGCCGACCGCCACGACCGCCATGCGCTCGGCCACCGAACGGTTCTTGACCCGGTAGACATGGGTGGCGGCGAAATCATAGAGCGCCCGGATCAGCTCATCCATCAGATGCGAGAGCCGCTCGGCGCAGGCATTGCCGCCGCCATCCTCCTTGAGCATGGCCTCGGCGATCTTGCGCCCCTCCGCCAGCCTGGCTTTGAGCAATTGGAGCACGGCGGTGCGAACCGCCGGTCCCGAACCGTCGCCGGCGCTTGCCGACGTCAGCGCGGTCAAGTCGCGGCGCAAGGCGTCGCCATCGATGATTTCGTTGAGTTTCAGGGAGATCTTTGCCTTTGCGCTCATCGCGCTGGCTGGTATGGGGCTGGCGTCCGCGTTTCCGATGACGCGCGATTGATGCAGAGCAAGGGCAAACGACCAGAATTTCCGAAAGTCGAAACTGGCGCTTGACCTTCCAGTAGCTGGAAGGACTACCTCCGCCTCAATTCAAGAATTCCGAGGCATTGCTGATGACCCATTCCGACCACAACCATCATCACTCGCATGGCGCATCCTGCTGCTCCGCGAAAGGTGCAGCGTCAGCGGCCGAAGCTGTGATTCGCGATCCTGTCTGCGGCATGACGGTCGATCCGGCGGCCGGCAAGCCGACGGCCGAGCACGGCGGACGAACCTTTCATTTCTGCAGCGAGCGCTGCCGCACGAAATTCCTAGCCGAGCCGGAGAGCTACCTGACGGCCACCGATCCTGTCTGCGGCATGAGCGTCGACCGCGCCAGCGCCAGGCACTTTGTGCGTCATGATGGCAAGGGCTTCTATTTCTGCTCCGCCGCTTGCCAAGGCAAGTTCGAGGCGGAGCCGGCAAAATACCTCGCCGGCCGGCCCGAGCCGCAGCCGATGCCGAAGGGCACGCAGTACACCTGCCCGATGCACCCTGAAATCATCCGCGACAAGCCCGGCTCCTGCCCGATCTGCGGCATGGCGCTGGAGCCGATGGGCGTGCCGACCGGCGATGAAGGCCCAAATCCCGAGCTGGTCGATTTCACGCGCCGGTTCTGGGTCAGCGCGGCGCTTTCCGCTCCTCTCCTGATCTTCGCCATGGCGCCGATGCTGGGCCTCAGCTTCGAAAGTCTCATCGACGGCCGGACGAAGACATGGGCAGAGCTGGCGCTGGCGAGCCCGGTGGTGCTTTGGGCGGCGTTTCCGTTCTTCCACCGCGGCTGGGAATCGGTTGTCAACCGCAGCCCCAATATGTGGACGCTGATTTCGCTGGGCGTGGGTGCCGCCTATCTCTACAGTGTGGTCGCCGCCCTTTTTCCGGACATCTTCCCGCATCAGTTCCGCGGCCATGACGGCGCCGTGCCGGTCTATTTCGAAGCCGCTGCCGTCATCGTCGCGCTTGTCTTCCTCGGCCAGGTGCTGGAACTCAGGGCCCGCGAGCGCACCGGCTCGGCCATTCGCGCGCTCCTCGACCTTGCCCCGAAGACGGCGCGTCTGATCGGCGCCGGCGGTTCCGAGAAGGATGTGCCGCTCGACAGCGTGCAGACCGGCGACCAGCTGCGCATTCGTCCGGGCGACGCCGTTCCGGTCGACGGCACCGTGCTGGAAGGCCGCTCGGCGATCGATGAATCGATGATCACGGGCGAGCCGCTGCCGGTCGAAAAGACGGAAGGCTCCGCGCTTACCGGCGGCACGCTGAACAAGAACGGCTCGCTGGTCATGCGCGCCGACAAGGTCGGCGCCGAGACCACGCTGTCGCGCATCGTCGAGATGGTCGCCAAGGCGCAGCGCTCGCGCGCCCCGATCCAGGGGCTAGCCGACCGCGTGTCCTTCTATTTCGTGCCGGCCGTGGTGCTGGTCGCCATCATCGCCTTCGTCGCCTGGGCACTCCTCGGCCCAGAGCCCAGCCTGATCTTCGCCATCGTCTCGGCTGTGTCGGTGCTGATCATCGCCTGTCCCTGCGCGCTCGGTCTGGCGACGCCGATGTCGATCATGACGGCGACGGGACGCGGCGCGCATGCCGGCGTGCTGATCAAGGAAGCGGCGGCGCTGGAGCGTTTCGCCTCGGTCGACACGCTGATCGTCGACAAGACCGGCACGCTGACCGAAGGCAAGCCGCGGCTTACCGATGTCGTCGCGGCCGAGGGCATCGATGAGAACGAATTGTTGGGCCTCGCCGCCGCGCTCGAAAAGGGCTCGGAACATCCTCTGGCCGAGGCGATTGTCGAGGGCGCCGCCGCGCGCGGTTTGAAGCTGGCCGAAGCCGTCGAGTTCGAAGCCGTCACCGGCAAGGGCGTCTCGGGCACGGTTACGGGCAGGAAGGTCGCGCTCGGCAATGCGGCGATGATGGCGGACCTCGGCGTCGATACGCCGGCGGCCAATGCCGAGGCGATGCAGGCCGAAGGCAAGACGGCCATGTTCGTGGCCGTCGACGGGGCATTCGCCGGCATCGTCGCCGTGGCCGATCCCGTCAAGGCAACGACGGCCGAGGCGATCAAGGCCCTGCACGACAGGGGTCTGAGGATCATCATGGCAACCGGCGACAACGAGCGCACGGCAAAAGCGATCGCCGGCAAGCTTGGCATCGACGAGGTCCGCGCCGGCCTGCTGCCGGATGAGAAGGGCGCGCTGGTCGAGCAGCTGCGCGCGAGCGGCGCTGGCGTGGCCATGGCCGGAGACGGCGTCAACGATGCGCCGGCGCTGGCCGGCGCAGATGTCGGCATCGCCATGGGCACCGGCGCCGATGTCGCGGTCGAAAGCGCCGGCATCACGCTGGTCAAGGGCGACCTTAACGGCATCGTCAGGGCGCGCACGCTGGCCCAGGCGACGATCCGCAACATCCGCCAGAATCTGTTTTTCGCCTTCCTCTACAACGTGCTTGGAGTGCCGGTCGCGGCCGGCGTGCTCTATCCGCTCACCGGCACGCTTCTGTCGCCGATGATAGCGGCGGCGGCGATGAGCCTGTCGTCGGTGTCGGTCATTACCAATGCTTTGCGGCTGAGGACGTTGAAACTCTGAACGAAGCTCCCAGATACGAACCTCAACCACAAGGAGACCTTGAATGACCCTGGCCAAGAAAATCGTGCTGCTGTTGATGGCGGCGGGAATGCTGCTTGCCGTCTTCCTCGAAAGCGTGCCGGCCTCGTCGGAGGAGATGAAGCACGACATGTCCAAGATGGCGATGGGCGCCCAGAGCCCGGCAACGGCGGGCTATGAGGCGGCGATGAAGAAGATGCACAAGGACATGGCGATCAAATACACCGGCAATGCCGATGTCGATTTCGTCCGCGACATGATCCCGCATCATCAGGGCGCCATCGACATGGCCAAGGTGGTGATCGCCAACGGCAAGGATCCGGAAATCCGCAAGCTCGCCGAAGGCGTGGTCAAGGCGCAGGAAGCCGAGATCAAGGAAATGAAAGACTGGCTTGCCAAGCACCCGGCGAAGTAGCCGCTACCGGGAAATCTAGGCGGCCAGACGGCTTTGGTCTGGATTTCCGGTTTTGGCTATGCTGCCATCTGGCCCACGCGGAGGAAGCCCATGCCGTCAACAATCAGGACCCTCAAGCTGCCGTCCGGTGAGGCCGTTCCGGTGCTGGGCCAGGGCACCTGGAAGATGGGCGAGGACCGCCGCCGCCGCGCCGATGAGGTGGCGGCGCTGAAGCTCGGGCTCGACCTCGGCATCACCCTCATCGACACCGCCGAAATGTATGCCAGCGGCGGCGCCGAGGAGGTGGTGGCGGAGGCGATCGCCGGGCGCCGCGACGAGACTTTTCTGGTTTCCAAGGTGCTGCCGACCAATGCGTCGCGTGCCGGCGTGAAGCGAGCCTGCGAGAACAGCCTGAAGCGGCTTTCCACCGACCGGATCGATCTCTATCTGCTGCATTGGCCAGGCAGCGTGCCGCTATCCGAAACCGTCGAGGCCTTCGAAACCTTGAAGAGGGAAGGCAAGATCCGCCACTGGGGCGTCAGCAATTTCGACACCGACGAGATGGAGGAACTGGTCGGTCTTCCCTCGGGCAGCAACGTCCAGACCAATCAGATCCTCTACAATCTCTCGCGGCGCGGGACGGAATTCGACTTGGCACCTTGGAGCCTGAAGCGCGGCATCCCGCTGATGGCCTATTCGCCGGTGGAGCAGGGTGCGCTCGCCCGGAATGCTCGGCTCGAAGCCGTAGCTTCGCGCCACAACGCCACCGCCGCCCAGATCGCGCTCGCCTGGGTGATGGCGCAGCCCGGCGTCATCGCCATTCCAAAGGCCGGCCGCCAGGAGCATGTCCGCCAGAACGCCGCCGCGCTCGACATCAAGCTGACGCCTGAGGATTTCGCTGAACTCGACCGCGTCTTCCCGCCGCCGACGCGCAGGCGCGGCCTGGAGATGATATAGCCACAACTTCGATCCGGATTTGCAAGTGAGCCGGGAGCAGGCATTGGAACGAATTTCCGCCGGACCGCATCACACGGCCTATAAAATCGGCGACTTGACCGTCACCTCGCTCCGCGACGGTTATGTCGACATGCCGGTCCGGCGGCTGCATAAGCCGGGAGGCGAGCCCTTCGGCGACGATCTCCCCCCGCAGGTGCCGCTCTTCGACGGCGCGCTCAGATTGTCGGTCAATGCCTTTGCCATCGACGACGGCGAAGACATCACGCTGATCGATACGGGCTCCTCGAACGCCTGGCACCCGACGATGGGCTTTCTGCCGCAGGCGCTGGGCGAGGCGACGATCGCCGTCGATCGCATACGCACAATTGCCTTCACCCACACCCATCTCGACCACATCCACGGGCTTGTCCTTGCCGATGGTCGCGACGGTTTCCCGCGGCTCTCCCGCCTGTTTGTCCCTCGAGCAGAGCTCGACATGTTCCGGTCGGTAGCGAGGTTGAGCCCCTTCCATGATCGAGCGCTGCCTTTGGATCCAGGACAGCGCCTGAGCGCGAATATCGAGGCCGTCGCCGCTCCCGGCCATGAAATCGGCCATACCGGCTTTCGTGTCACGAGCGGCGGCGAGACGTTGCTGGTCTGGGGCGACATCGTGCATGTGCCGTCGCTTCAGTTCGAGCGACCGGACATCACATGGGAATTCGACGCCGATCAGGACCAGGCGCGCGAGACCCGGCTGCGCATTTTGGCGCTTGCCGCCGACAATGCCTGGTGCGTCGCCGGAGCGCATCTCGATTCACCGGGCGTCGGCCGGATTTCGCGAGGCGAAACAGGCTTTCGCTTCGAACCTCTGTAGGAACGCCACATCCTGGCCGCTTGCTCAAGTCGCATCCGCAATCGCCGATCGGTACAATGAGTCAACACCGCTTGTGTTCTTTTGCGGTCCCTCGAGCGGCTGGATTTATCGAATCTCGGTTTTCAGCCTTTCAAAGGCATCCCGGACATATCCTTCCAGCGGATGCCTGGCGTGTTGCTGCTGCCATGTCTCCACCGCTAGGCGCAACGCGACGACCGTCACCAAGGCGACCAGTCGCAGACTGTCGCGGGCCTGGTCCGGCCGTAACTCGCACAACCCTTCGAAAATGGCTTGCTCAAGCTGCAGGTAGCCCGTGTGCCTGCGCGAGCGCAGCGTCTTGCTCTCCCGCATGATCTTTGCCGTCGCCATCATTTGCGCCCCCTGGAAGCTGCCGATGATATTGAGCAATGCATCGCGGGCGATGTCGATCGCCGTTCCCGTGGGTGGCTCCGCAAGGATCGATGCTTTGACCACGCTCGCGTGGTTGCCCAGGGATGCAAACAGCACCTCGTCCTTGCTTTTGAAATAGTGGAAGAACGTCCGGCGCGAGATGCCGGCGGCGGCGGCTATCTCGTCGAGCGTGGTCGCGTCATAGCCATTGGCCAGGAAAGCCTTCAGGCCGGCGTCGGCGATGCGGCGGGATGTTTCCCGCCGTTTCCGCTCGCGCAGGCCTTCTGGTTTTGGCGCATCGTTCATGGAGCGCTCCTGCCATGACCGCTCGCCGGATGCGACAGGAAATTTGGCGCATGTTCAAGTCCCGTCATTGCACCTCGCCATAATGGAGCCATCAATTTATTGCACTGAGTGCAATTATTGACGCTCCCCAACACGCCCCGCCGGGCCCATCCATGCAGAGGCATCCATGGCAGCTTGCTTGCGTTCACGTCGCGAG
This region of Mesorhizobium sp. M2A.F.Ca.ET.046.03.2.1 genomic DNA includes:
- a CDS encoding [protein-PII] uridylyltransferase, whose protein sequence is MSAKAKISLKLNEIIDGDALRRDLTALTSASAGDGSGPAVRTAVLQLLKARLAEGRKIAEAMLKEDGGGNACAERLSHLMDELIRALYDFAATHVYRVKNRSVAERMAVVAVGGYGRGTLAPGSDIDLLFLLPYKQTPWGEQIVEYMLYMLWDMGLKVGHATRNIEDCLRLSRSDITIRTSILEARFLWGEQKLYEELLTRFDHEVVRTTGPEYVQAKLAERDERHAKAGESRYLVEPNVKDGKGGLRDLQTLFWIGKYFYRVRTGEELVEKGVFTQAEYREFQKAEDFLWAVRCHMHFLTGKAEERLHFDIQREIAERLGYTTHPGLSAVERFMKHYFLVAKDVGDLTRIFCAALEEEQAKHVPGFNRIFLTFQRRKRKLAGTSDFIVDNHRINIADDGVFERDPVNLLRLFWFADKHGLEFHPDALKLLTRSLGLVNKSLRRDEEANRLFLDILTSDRNAELNLRRMNEAGLLGRLIPDFGKIVAMMQFSMYHHYTVDEHLIRCIGVLAEIERGDGEKIHPLAHSLMPGLKKSREALYVAVLLHDIAKGRPEDHSEAGARIARRICPHMGLSPADTETVAWLVENHLVMSMTAQTRDLNDRKTIEDFASIVQSVERLKLLLILTVCDIRGVGPGVWNGWKGQLLRTLYYETELLLTGGFSEVSRAQRTAAARERLAEALSAWPAKERKRYVAQHYENYLLTVDLNDQLRHADFIREADAAGKKLATMVKTHEFEAVTEITVLAPDHPRLLSIIAGACAGAGGNIVDAQIFTTSDGRALDTILISREFDLDEDERRRAERVGRLIEDVLSGKSWLPEMIEKRTKPKRGAKVFRIPPRAEIRNTLSNRFSVIEVEGLDRPGLLSEITGTLSDLSLDIASAHITTFGEKVIDTFYVTDLTGQKIDSPTRTATIHKRLIDTLEGNSSERNGKAKAAAE
- a CDS encoding heavy metal translocating P-type ATPase, which encodes MTHSDHNHHHSHGASCCSAKGAASAAEAVIRDPVCGMTVDPAAGKPTAEHGGRTFHFCSERCRTKFLAEPESYLTATDPVCGMSVDRASARHFVRHDGKGFYFCSAACQGKFEAEPAKYLAGRPEPQPMPKGTQYTCPMHPEIIRDKPGSCPICGMALEPMGVPTGDEGPNPELVDFTRRFWVSAALSAPLLIFAMAPMLGLSFESLIDGRTKTWAELALASPVVLWAAFPFFHRGWESVVNRSPNMWTLISLGVGAAYLYSVVAALFPDIFPHQFRGHDGAVPVYFEAAAVIVALVFLGQVLELRARERTGSAIRALLDLAPKTARLIGAGGSEKDVPLDSVQTGDQLRIRPGDAVPVDGTVLEGRSAIDESMITGEPLPVEKTEGSALTGGTLNKNGSLVMRADKVGAETTLSRIVEMVAKAQRSRAPIQGLADRVSFYFVPAVVLVAIIAFVAWALLGPEPSLIFAIVSAVSVLIIACPCALGLATPMSIMTATGRGAHAGVLIKEAAALERFASVDTLIVDKTGTLTEGKPRLTDVVAAEGIDENELLGLAAALEKGSEHPLAEAIVEGAAARGLKLAEAVEFEAVTGKGVSGTVTGRKVALGNAAMMADLGVDTPAANAEAMQAEGKTAMFVAVDGAFAGIVAVADPVKATTAEAIKALHDRGLRIIMATGDNERTAKAIAGKLGIDEVRAGLLPDEKGALVEQLRASGAGVAMAGDGVNDAPALAGADVGIAMGTGADVAVESAGITLVKGDLNGIVRARTLAQATIRNIRQNLFFAFLYNVLGVPVAAGVLYPLTGTLLSPMIAAAAMSLSSVSVITNALRLRTLKL
- a CDS encoding TetR/AcrR family transcriptional regulator, giving the protein MNDAPKPEGLRERKRRETSRRIADAGLKAFLANGYDATTLDEIAAAAGISRRTFFHYFKSKDEVLFASLGNHASVVKASILAEPPTGTAIDIARDALLNIIGSFQGAQMMATAKIMRESKTLRSRRHTGYLQLEQAIFEGLCELRPDQARDSLRLVALVTVVALRLAVETWQQQHARHPLEGYVRDAFERLKTEIR
- a CDS encoding MBL fold metallo-hydrolase — protein: MERISAGPHHTAYKIGDLTVTSLRDGYVDMPVRRLHKPGGEPFGDDLPPQVPLFDGALRLSVNAFAIDDGEDITLIDTGSSNAWHPTMGFLPQALGEATIAVDRIRTIAFTHTHLDHIHGLVLADGRDGFPRLSRLFVPRAELDMFRSVARLSPFHDRALPLDPGQRLSANIEAVAAPGHEIGHTGFRVTSGGETLLVWGDIVHVPSLQFERPDITWEFDADQDQARETRLRILALAADNAWCVAGAHLDSPGVGRISRGETGFRFEPL
- a CDS encoding aldo/keto reductase; translated protein: MPSTIRTLKLPSGEAVPVLGQGTWKMGEDRRRRADEVAALKLGLDLGITLIDTAEMYASGGAEEVVAEAIAGRRDETFLVSKVLPTNASRAGVKRACENSLKRLSTDRIDLYLLHWPGSVPLSETVEAFETLKREGKIRHWGVSNFDTDEMEELVGLPSGSNVQTNQILYNLSRRGTEFDLAPWSLKRGIPLMAYSPVEQGALARNARLEAVASRHNATAAQIALAWVMAQPGVIAIPKAGRQEHVRQNAAALDIKLTPEDFAELDRVFPPPTRRRGLEMI
- a CDS encoding DUF305 domain-containing protein, with protein sequence MTLAKKIVLLLMAAGMLLAVFLESVPASSEEMKHDMSKMAMGAQSPATAGYEAAMKKMHKDMAIKYTGNADVDFVRDMIPHHQGAIDMAKVVIANGKDPEIRKLAEGVVKAQEAEIKEMKDWLAKHPAK